In Catharus ustulatus isolate bCatUst1 chromosome 29, bCatUst1.pri.v2, whole genome shotgun sequence, the following are encoded in one genomic region:
- the LOC117008539 gene encoding coiled-coil domain-containing protein 124-like isoform X1: MPKKFQGENSKSAAARARRAEAKAAAEARRQQELEDELWKDEDKHVLRKEQRKEEREKRRLEQLERRKELQRLLEEEDSKLKGKSPKQGNPGKVTRAQIEESVRREQQQQQDTAAEKDKSHLELPLEENLNRRLPEEGAVEARSIEEAIAALSVSQPLERHPERRLRAAFAAFEELALPRLKRDNPNMRLSQLRQLLKKEWMKSPENPMNQRHKPYNSHQ, from the exons ATGCCCAAGAAATTCCAGGGGGAGAACAGCAAGTCGGCGGCGGCGCGCGCCCGCAGGGCCGAGGCCAAGGCGGCGGCGGAGGcgcggcggcagcaggagctggaggatgaGCTCTGGAAGGACGAGGACAAACACGTcctgaggaaggagcagaggaag GAGGAGCGGGAGAAGCGgcgcctggagcagctggagcgcCGCAAGGAGCTGCAGCgcctgctggaggaggaggattcCAAACTGAAGGGGAAGAGCCCCAAGCAGGGAAATCCCGGGAAGGTGACGCGCGCCCAGATCGAGGAGAGCGTGCGCcgggaacagcagcagcagcaggacacag cagcagagaaggacaaatcccacctggagctgcccctggaggAGAACCTGAACCGGCGGCTGCCCGAGGAGGGCGCGGTGGAGGCGCGGAGCATCGAGGAGGCCATCGCTGCCCTCAG cGTGTCGCAGCCCCTGGAGCGCCACCCCGAGCGCCGCCTCCGCGCCGCCTTCGCCGCCTTCGAGGAGCTGGCGCTGCCGCGGCTCAAGCGGGACAATCCCAACATGCGGCTGAGCCAGCTGCGGCAGCTGCTCAAGAAGGAGTGGATGAAATCCCCCGAGAACCCCATGAACCAGCGGCACAAACCCTACAACAGCCACCAATAG
- the LOC117008539 gene encoding coiled-coil domain-containing protein 124-like isoform X3 translates to MPKKFQGENSKSAAARARRAEAKAAAEARRQQELEDELWKDEDKHVLRKEQRKEEREKRRLEQLERRKELQRLLEEEDSKLKGKSPKQGNPGKVTRAQIEESVRREQQQQQDTAAEKDKSHLELPLEENLNRRLPEEGAVEARSIEEAIAALSVSQPLERHPERTVHPCPVSIPVPCPSLSCVHPCPVSISVPTP, encoded by the exons ATGCCCAAGAAATTCCAGGGGGAGAACAGCAAGTCGGCGGCGGCGCGCGCCCGCAGGGCCGAGGCCAAGGCGGCGGCGGAGGcgcggcggcagcaggagctggaggatgaGCTCTGGAAGGACGAGGACAAACACGTcctgaggaaggagcagaggaag GAGGAGCGGGAGAAGCGgcgcctggagcagctggagcgcCGCAAGGAGCTGCAGCgcctgctggaggaggaggattcCAAACTGAAGGGGAAGAGCCCCAAGCAGGGAAATCCCGGGAAGGTGACGCGCGCCCAGATCGAGGAGAGCGTGCGCcgggaacagcagcagcagcaggacacag cagcagagaaggacaaatcccacctggagctgcccctggaggAGAACCTGAACCGGCGGCTGCCCGAGGAGGGCGCGGTGGAGGCGCGGAGCATCGAGGAGGCCATCGCTGCCCTCAG cgtGTCACAGCCCCTGGAGCGCCACCCCGAGCgcactgtccatccctgtcctgtgtccatccctgtcccgtgtccatccctgtcctgtgtccatccctgtcccgtgtccATCTCTGTCCCCACACCCTGA
- the LOC117008539 gene encoding coiled-coil domain-containing protein 124-like isoform X2 produces MPKKFQGENSKSAAARARRAEAKAAAEARRQQELEDELWKDEDKHVLRKEQRKEEREKRRLEQLERRKELQRLLEEEDSKLKGKSPKQGNPGKVTRAQIEESVRREQQQQQDTAEKDKSHLELPLEENLNRRLPEEGAVEARSIEEAIAALSVSQPLERHPERRLRAAFAAFEELALPRLKRDNPNMRLSQLRQLLKKEWMKSPENPMNQRHKPYNSHQ; encoded by the exons ATGCCCAAGAAATTCCAGGGGGAGAACAGCAAGTCGGCGGCGGCGCGCGCCCGCAGGGCCGAGGCCAAGGCGGCGGCGGAGGcgcggcggcagcaggagctggaggatgaGCTCTGGAAGGACGAGGACAAACACGTcctgaggaaggagcagaggaag GAGGAGCGGGAGAAGCGgcgcctggagcagctggagcgcCGCAAGGAGCTGCAGCgcctgctggaggaggaggattcCAAACTGAAGGGGAAGAGCCCCAAGCAGGGAAATCCCGGGAAGGTGACGCGCGCCCAGATCGAGGAGAGCGTGCGCcgggaacagcagcagcagcaggacacag cagagaaggacaaatcccacctggagctgcccctggaggAGAACCTGAACCGGCGGCTGCCCGAGGAGGGCGCGGTGGAGGCGCGGAGCATCGAGGAGGCCATCGCTGCCCTCAG cGTGTCGCAGCCCCTGGAGCGCCACCCCGAGCGCCGCCTCCGCGCCGCCTTCGCCGCCTTCGAGGAGCTGGCGCTGCCGCGGCTCAAGCGGGACAATCCCAACATGCGGCTGAGCCAGCTGCGGCAGCTGCTCAAGAAGGAGTGGATGAAATCCCCCGAGAACCCCATGAACCAGCGGCACAAACCCTACAACAGCCACCAATAG
- the LOC122149465 gene encoding S-antigen protein-like, with protein MGAGISGISKSQRKWEQGNPNPNGNGSRDIQIPKEMGAGISGISKSQRKWEQGNPNPNGNGSREIPIPKEMGAEISGISQRKWEQGNPNPKGNGSREILIPKDTGPGISGISKSQRKWHQGFQGQPQSQREWPQSQRKRGQGYPNPKGNGSRDFRDIPIPKNTRPGISGYPKGISGISQSQRKCDQGYPSPKGNRVKDFRDIPKETGPGISGISQSQRKWEQGNPNPKGNGPNPRGKFQDIPKETGVGISGISKSQRKQDQGFQGYPKGNGSREIPIPQEIGTRISGYPKGTGSREFRISQRDFRISQRKWEQGF; from the exons atgggagcaggaatttcagggatatccaaatcccaaaggaaatgggagcagggaaatcccaatcccaatggAAACGGGAGCAGGGATATccaaatcccaaaggaaatgggagcaggaatttcagggatatccaaatcccaaaggaaatgggagcagggaaatcccaatcccaatggAAACGGGAGCAGggaaatcccaatcccaaaggAAATGGGAGCAGAGATTTCAGGGATATCCCAAAGGAAATG GGAGCAGGGAAATCCCAATCCTAAaggaaatgggagcagggaaatccTAATCCCAAAGGACACAGGACCAGGGATTTCAGGGATATccaaatcccaaaggaaatggCACCAGGGATTTCAGGGACAGCCTCAATCCCAAAGGGAATGGCCCCAATCCCAGAGGAAAAGGGGGCAGGGATATCCCAACCCCAAAGGAAACGGGAGCAGAGATTTCAGGGATATCCCAATCCCAAAGAACACAAGACCAGGGATTTCAGGATATCCCAAAGGGATTTCAGGGATATCCCAATCCCAAAGGAAATGCGACCAGGGATATCCCAGTCCCAAAGGAAATAGGGTCAAAGATTTCAGGGATATCCCAAAGGAAACAGGACCAGGGATTTCAGGGATATCCCAATCCCAAaggaaatgggagcagggaaatcccaatcccaaaggGAATGGCCCCAACCCCAGAGGAAAATTTCAGGATATCCCAAAGGAAACAGGAGTAGGGATTTCAGGGATATCCaaatcccaaagaaaacaagaccagggatttcagggatatcccaaaggaaatgggagcagggaaatcccaatcccacaggaAATAGGAACAAGGATTTCAGGATATCCCAAAGGAACTGGGAGCAGGGAGTTCAGGATATCCCAAAG GGATTTCAGGATATCCCAAaggaaatgggagcagggattttAA